The Anopheles gambiae chromosome 2, idAnoGambNW_F1_1, whole genome shotgun sequence genomic sequence GAGCTGGACGGCGAAGCAAAGCGGCGGAAAGAGGAAAAGCTTAACCACGTAAGTAGCTGTCGTCGCGTGCCGGGAGAGGTTGTTAGGATCGAGCATATATGCGTGTCGTCCCCCGTTTTCCCCGCAGCATCATAGCTCAGTCAGAAGAGAGGAGGAGGGTGTGCTTAGAGCGTGTGTTTCGTCTGTGTCTGCTTTTaagattcgtttttttttctttttttttgtgcgcttAATGCGTACAATGCGTTTCGTTGTGTGGCGCTCGTATGGTTGCAAGTATGATACaatcctcacacacacacacacgcacacaaagcaTTAATTATTTAACTCTTTAACCGTTTTCTTTGCAAATATATCAAGGCTGAACCATTTGCGCAGGTTCTATATGTTACAAAGATtgttgtaaaatgtaaaaaaaaaacattgcaaacatgTAGAAGCCTGTGAAAAGTCTACAAAATTACTCCCAAAATGTACACCCTATTTAAAGGAATACAAAATGAACTtaaattttgcaacaaaacagTAGACAGAATGATGTTAAAAAATGGTCGATCACCAACCTAAAATGATCGCGCCTGATGGTCACAAGCTTTTTATGCTACACCCCGTTTGATTGATTTCATGCTGTTATGTGGTCCTCGTCCTCGGTAGTAGTGTCCTGCCCAGTTTTCGTTGCTCACCTTGTGCCGTTTTCGTCCAACCGTACCCTCCCTCTCAATTCTCTCAGTTTGACCCGAGTATTGAACCGTTTGCCCTATATTGTTTTGCAGGAAAGTGATGGTGAGAAAAGTGATCAGGATTTAGTGGTGGACGTCGCGAACGAAACGGTaagggttgtgtgtgtgtgtgtgtgtgtgtgtgtgtgtgtgtgtgagcgtgtacgtgtgtgtacgtgtgtgtacgtgtaagGTTTGCGTTCGCTCGAATTAACGTGGCGCGCATTCTAGTTTGTATGACCGaaaagagagtaagagagagagagagacagagagcgagagcgagagcgagagcgagatgTTCAAGTCAAGAAACACACTCTCACCAGCGCAAAATTTAAACTCAGTAGCATTTGATTTGGTTGAAGTCAGATTAAGAATAAAGGATAAGTCCTGGTTGCTCATCATTCCTTTGTCACCATCACTACCGTGCCACCCCTCCCACCGTGCTGTGTCCTttattagtgtgtgtgtatgtgtgtgagtgctagTGCAAGCTGTTTAGCGTCTTTAGCTTTTTGATTTGTCGTATGTTTatcgtttgtttatttgtttgtttgtttgtttgtttttccccctgGCTCAACCATCTCGTTCATACGACTCCCCATGCTCTGCTGCATCGTCCTTTTagattgcatttttatttttattttagtttatttcgTACTTCATTCGTCTCCTTTCTGTCGTCATTTCTCATTTAGTTGTATGTGATTAGTCTTACCCTACACATGTGTTGCATCGTTACTAGTTACCTTCATCGACTGCAGTTTGTAATTAAACTCATACCATCGTTAGAAACACCTTCAGTATCTGTAGACAAAGTAATCCAATACAAACCAATTCCAGTccaccaatacacacacatacatacacaccacaTTCCTGTTTCCTGTTGTCGTCGTTTGCGTTCGTTCTGCCTGTCCCCTCCCCGGTAGAAGCTGTTGTGTTTCTAGTTGTGTTTACATTGTATCATTGTGTAGGGTGTACCTTCCTCCCAGTTTGTGTATtcgttgccattttttgtgtggttcCCAGCAAAACGAGTGTTATGCTAGAAGTAAATGCTTATTTTCGCTAAGCGAagagcttttgtgtgtgtgtgtttccccgCTGGTTCCAATTCTCGAACGTTTGTTCCTCTCCTGCAGGGTTCACCGTCACCCCGGCCGAACGGCGACCATCAGTCGGATCGTGGCGATCGGGACAGTATCGGGCTGAATGGCAGCGATAAGGCAGGCTCGAGCAGTTTGAAGGGTGCCAACGATCGACCCCCGTCCCGCTCTGGCTCGAGCTCGTCCCGATCAACGCCCAGCCTCAAAACGAAGGATGTAAgcaacaagcgacgaaccccgctTTCTCTCTGACGATCCGCGCTCTTAtcgtgtttcgtttcgttctccCTTACCCTCCCCTTGTAGCTCGATAAACCAGGAACTCCCGGCGCGAAGGCCCGCGTCCCCACGCCCAACTCGTCCACACCCGGCGGTGTCCCGAAAGCCGTAGTACCTTCGCCAGCCGCCGGCTATCCTCCCTCGCCATATCAGCGACCGTCGGACCCGTACGCCAGACCGCCGCCCGACCCGTACGGTCGGCCTCCGATGCCTTTCGATCCTCACGGTCACGTCCGCACCAACGGTATCGCGCTGCCCGTGTCGAGCGGTAAACCGTGAGTATTGTCACTTCCCCAGCGCCCGCTGGAATGCCACTTTTCACTGAGCACCGTCTAACTGGTCTCCTTTTCTCCTCCCTACTCTAGTGCCTACTCCTACCATATGAACGGGGAAGGTGCCCCGCAGCCCGTCCCGTTCCCGGCCGACGCCCTTACCGGGCCCGGCATTCCGCGACACGCCCGCCAAATCAACACCCTCTCGCACGGGGAGGTCGTGTGTGCGGTCACCATCTCGAACCCGACCAAGTACGTCTACACCGGCGGCAAGGGTTGCGTGAAGGTGTGGGACATATCGCAGCCGGGCAACAAGAGCCCCGTCAGCCAGCTGGACTGTCTGGTAAGTGGATTCGCTTTCGGCGTTGCGCCGGCAAATTTCGCGCCAGCAGACCCGCCCCTTTAATGGCCGGTTGGTTATAATTCGCAGCAGCGAGACAACTATATCCGCTCCGTGAAGCTGCTCCCGGACGGCCGAACGCTGATCGTCGGGGGCGAAGCGTCGAACCTGTCGATCTGGGACCTGGCCAGCCCGACGCCCCGGATAAAGGCGGAGCTGACGTCGGCGGCACCTGCCTGCTACGCGCTCGCCATCAGTCCCGACTCGAAGGTGTGCTTTTCGTGCTGCAGCGACGGCAACATTGCCGTGTGGGATCTGCACAACCAGACGCTGGTGCGCCAGTTCCAGGGCCACACGGACGGTGCGTCCTGCATCGACATCAGCCCGGACGGGTCGCGCCTGTGGACCGGCGGGCTGGACAACACGGTCCGCTCGTGGGATCTGCGGGAAGGTcgccagctgcagcagcatgaCTTTAGCTCACAAATCTTCTCCCTCGGCTACTGTCCAACGGGTAAGTTTTGGTGTGCAGTGTGCCGCTCCAGTGGGTTCAGTCTCAACACACGTCTCTTTTCCATCTAAACACAGGCGAGTGGTTAGCTGTCGGAATGGAGAACTCGCACGTGGAGGTACTGCACGCCACGAAGCAGGACAAGTATCAGCTGCATCTGCACGAGAGCTGCGTGCTGTCGTTGCGGTTCGCCGCCTGTGGCAAATGGTTCGTCTCGACCGGAAAGGACAATCTGCTGAACGCATGGCGTACGCCTTACGGTGCCAGCATTTTCCAGGTACGTTTTCAGCGCCAACTCCTCCTTCAACCGTTGCTATGGTATCGATTCTAATTGAACGATTTCTCCCTCTGCTGTCTTCCAAACAGTCAAAGGAAACCTCGTCAGTACTAAGTTGTGATATTTCGACCGATGACAAGTACATTGTCACTGGCTCCGGTGATAAGAAAGCAACCGTGTACGAGGTGATCTACTAAAAGGCCCCTACCACCCGTTTGTTGAGGAATTATCTGTgtgtgatttgtgtgtgtgtattttgcgACAGTGTATAGAACATCCAGCCGGCTAAAAAGGAACTCGCCTCGTACTGTGGTGCGTCCTAGAGATTGATCCATTCTGTGCCGCTTCTGTCGCAGATTCATGATAATAATGGTGAAACACACCGGGGCACTACGAATCAACTACCACACACGGGCAACACATCAAGTGACTTAAATGTGACGGAAGAACAACGGCCGTTCGTGGTGAATCGGGGGAGGAGAGAGCGCCCAAGCCCAAATGCGACGTAGAGGAATGCATAACGTCAATTGCACATGTGAGCGCGTATGCATTCAAGCTGCTACTATGTACAAAGGAAAGGATAGCAGACACACAGCATcaaacacccacccacccaccacatgacacacacacacacaaataaaaggCAAAAAGGCGCCCTTCGAAAGCGGTGGCTACATATAAGTGTCGCATTCGCTCTATCTCagttaattatttgttttttagaTTTCTAATCATGTAATAATATGTGAATTGTATGCTGCATgtatgcgcgcgtgtgtgtgtgtgtgtgttcgggcgtgggaatgtgtgtgtgtatatgagAAGGAGGCGAAGTGAGACAGAAGTGCGAGAGAAAAAGCGGTAGCTTTTAAGctaagaagaagcagaatcaCAAAGTAAATAGTAAGTAACTTAAGCGTGTCTAAGTGCGGTAGGTAGCAAAGGTAAAACTGAAAACAGAAGGCAGAAGAAGTTAGTAATCGGCAACACTGAACAACCAACAGCAAGAAGTCACAGTGAAGAACTTGACGTgcattatgtaaaaaaaaaacaaacaatctgaaggaagcacattaaaaaaaaacaggataaTCCCATATGAAATGAGATGTAAAAGCGCATCGTCTAGTTgttgaaacaaacagtttGAATTTGAAAGGATGAAAGGAAAGGCAAAAAGAGTAGAAGAAGAgcaacaagaaagaaaaaaacacatataaaaatgaatatgacaaaacaacaaaacagaagaaataaaaacggaaaccaccaCCTCTTCCCCATCTTAATAGAGAAATGAACCAAATCGTATCCCCAACCAGTGTCAAACAAAACTCGAGTGAAAGAAtgcgttgtgtgtgtatgtgtgcatgaaagcagacagaagaagaagaaagaagggggTAAAagatcaacaaaacaaaagaaaatgtaaaaattaatCCTCCTTCCAGGGGCGGAGGGAGGGCCAGCCGGGAAGAAAGACCGGCCAGCAAATTGTGTATagcgggaggagggggggggggcgcgaGGAAAAGTGTGATCGTTTGCATATAGTAGGCGAAACAACAAATCCAGTTGCTTAGTAGCGAGGAAGCATACATTTGCACATAATAATTAACATTCTAATCCCTCTCATAGCTCTGTGTACAGTATTTTGAGCCCTTTCGAGCGCATTCTTAGCGGTTTCAGCCGGACCGGGACGGAACGGTGAGCGGCaatggcgcgtgtgtgtgtgtgtgtggtacgaGTTCGTACATTCGCTCACCACACTCCGTGTATTGTGCACACATGGACATCCCAACATCCCACTCCCCAAAATCACCACCTCCCTCCCACCCAACGCCGCTGGCCTGTTGCAGAGCAAACCGTGTGAAAAACGTTGCAACGGTTTAGGTAAATTGGTTTAGAAAGACGCAGCATTCTAGGCAACAAAGCAGAAGGAAACATTCGCGATGCtgctgaagaagaagaagaaaaaaagaaacagattgTATGATCGCTTAATTGTTTATGTTAGTTGTGTTTAACTACGGAACAACAGAAAGAGACACTGacaggaaagagagaaaggaaaggaCACAAAATTcgtttaaattttcaaacacTGCTGCATTGAATGGTTGAATTGATATATACTTATTTTTGATTCAAAAAGCATTTTGATCGACATGTACCGATAATgggacgagagagagagaaagagtcaAAAATGGCTAATCTAAACAGTTTAAAACACAAGGATGATTCTATTGAGAGCATCAAAGAAAGTTTGGAAACTTAATTTATTGCCTGTCTGTGTCGTTTCGCATAAACGGCCAGCATGGCCAACAccgtttccgtttcgtttgGTGTCCCTCTTGTGGACACTATCAACACGGAAATATAGTTCTAAATGTTTGCTCTAACAGGCCGAAATCTCATTTGACTCAAAGTAAATGCAAACAAGCTTAAGTACACACCATCTAAAACCATCTCACCTGTCTGAAACGAGCGAAAGGTGGGGATAAGAGGCATGACATTCGATGAAAACAGCATTTATTGTTTGATTGATGAACCCTAAATGTGTTGCTTCAAGTGTGTTCTGCCATTCACTCTCCATCCAAGGCACGAGCCAATTTACTGGACGAGTGAGGAGGTGGCGGACACTAAAGCGTGTTAAATTAGGGCAGCGAAAGATGTAGAAATGAAGCGCACTGTGAAGGCAGAACGAACGTTGAAGGCAGCAGTAGGAGCGCGGGGATAGGGGGTGAGAAAATGGAGAAacataatgaatatttttagAAATGGAAAACCGAAAAACTATTAATCATTGATGCGTCGTACATCTGTTGTGTGAATTTGAAAGAAATGAGAAAATGGAATTTGCCAAATTCTTCGTGCGAAGCAAATGTGGGTAAGTAAATCAATACTGTGTCTTGACACGGTTAAACTCGAAATGGTCAACGATGTCCGGAAATGGTCAACAAAGTATTTTGTTGGACCTACATGTGGTTGAacatctttctctctgtcttccAACATGATGATTCAGATTACATTATGACCTTTGAACACctcatctttctctctctcacgatagagcacgtcgatgtgacatggcccggtcaacaatcattctccaggatgctcagTCTACGACTGAAACCTCTTATTCatgtagacacccgatctccgtcaggtctcgcttcacctggtccaaccatcgagttcgctgtgctcgcctgcgccttatgccgaactgggggtcgctgtcgaacaccttcttggtggggcatgagtccggcatcctcatgacttgccccagccatcgtatcctgctgccagccttcgccaccgtcaggatgcttgattcgccgtacagctcagcaagctcgtggttcatttcgtaacgaccgtcccgagATAGCAGAACTTCTATACTACCTCGACTCAACTTATACTCAACTtatacactgcttcccagttGATCTGAGTCTCCGGCAAGCAGattcttcgtcttcgtcgggtgtacgcctcacacaccttcgctgatgtcctgccgatgatgtcgatgtcatctgcgaagccaagaaattggagagaacagtagaggatcgtgccacggatgtcgttgtctagctCCGCGCTTcaaatgacaccttccagggcgatgttgaagagcaCACAGAAGAGTCCgtcaccttgcctcagacccctatgagattcgaacgattccgacgtcgctactctcaccttgcacttCATGGTGGCCTCTAATAGTcggatcaacttcccagggaagtggtaccgctgcatgatgctacatagctcattccggtctatggtgtcgtaagccgccttgaagtcgatgaacaggcGGTGTGTAGGGATCTGGCGCtctggaggatctgccgtagagtgaaattttggtcggtggtggatttgcctccaacaaacccaGTTTGGTAGCTGCCAACGAAATTTGTAGTAAGGGGCGCAAGTCTGAAGAATGCAGGACAGGGATAggacaggatcttgtaggcgGCACTCAAGACTGTTGTTATTCAGGACTGTGATGGCTTGAAAGATCGAGCAATCCAGCCTGTTGCCCTTTTTGTAGACAGGGTGAATAATACCCAGCTTCCACTCCTCCGGTAGTTCCTCCTGCTCTCAGACTTTCACGATCAGCTGATGCATTTCGACGGTAAGCCTCTCCGGCCCAATCTTGAAGAGCTCGGCCGCCAATCCATCGCTGCCGGCAGACTTATTGCTCTTAAGCTGCTTGATGGCGCTGGCAATTTCATCCAGAGATGGTGGGGGCACCTCGTCGTCTGTGCCGATGCTGTCGCTGTTGTaactgctgtgctgctgctgtggtggttGCCTTGTTCTGCCACTTGCGCCAGCCTCTCCTGCCTCTGCTCAGTTTAGATGTCCTTCGTAGTAGCATTTCCACCTTTCGATCATCTCCCGCTCGTCCGTCAGGAGATTTCTTTCCGCATCCCGGCACATTGCGGTTTTAGGACGTGCCTCGTACAATCTCCTGTAGAACAAGCGGGTGTCCCCCAACTGTACTTGCTGCTCCAGCAGCTGTTCGTCTGACTCTTCAAAACGGCACCGTTTGGCCTAGAAGAGCAGGGTTTGCTGTTTCCTCAGTCGTCTGTAGTTCTCCTCATTCTGACGAGTTTCATGCCGTAGCATGCGGACGCGCGCTGCGTTGTTCTCGTCTGCACTCTTCGCCGAACaattcctttttctctctggTGGTTGAACATAACGAGCTTGAAACAATGTTCCGTTATACTTCCAATTCCGGACATTCATGAAGTTTTATTTAACTTCTTTATATATTGACCCTGGCGATTACACTTTAAATTTTTAGATGATCGTCATGATGTACTAGAATCAATTAATACGTGTCTGACCCCTAGTAGGCCCTGATGACacagtaaataaatatgttcTGTCGGTCAGTTCACCACCAGAGGCATTCTTagcagttttgcttcaaaccGATGCCAGTGTTACTTCTTCGATAATTCCTACTAATCGTTTTGAAGTGCATAGAAATAAATCAGAATATATTGCACAAACGGTTATAAACGTGAAAATAGCAGtgtataaaacataaattgtgCTCTGAATTTCATCCAAACTCAATATTCAATTCTGTCCGGAATTCGAAGTAAgatttattatcattttttttaaattccgaACAGCCGAAGTAAATTGTGATAAATTTCATAcaaatatgtgtttaaacaGTGACAATGACAAGAATACAACGATATGTGAAGATAAATGTGACAAATGCCTAAATGGACGTACGGGAAAGTTCATCAATTCGCATAAAAGTTCTTCggttctatttttttatagagaATTGGAGCCAATTGGCCCTCATTCGCCTCTTATTCGGTTCTATGCTTCTACGACCACAAGAGAAAAGCAGCACCCAAACCCCGTTGTTTTTTAGACCGTCGTTCTGTAGGTCTAGGTGACTCCTACACTCAGAATTGGGTATTTAGAACATACAATaagttaaaaactaaaaaagtgTTAATTTGACGAGAATAGACGAAATTTTGAGGCTGTTCGGAATTCGAATCAAACCgtccgtaatttgaaacatgaaCTCAAAACTGTCCGGAGTATGAATCAATTTTTGCAATTATTCTTGTAacatttttggaaattttaatttttttctcaaatgtAGCAGGATTGCTTTAGTAAAATGAGTTAAATAGAAGTTTGGCCGataataattgaattattaaGAAAATATTACTTGCCAAAAATGGCCTAAGTGTAGTGTCCTTAAGAGTGATGGgtaaaattggcaaaaatccggagtcggctccgatccgactccgataaattcggaatcgactccggaaggtaggtccacgctacaatatccggagtcgttcggagtcgtttgaaatggcccagagtcgtccggaatcgctcggagtcgcccggagtcgtccggagacgtccggagtcgttcagagtcgcccggagtcgcctggagtcgttcggagtcgttcggagtcgtccgcagtcgcccggagtcggagtcgtccggagacgtctggagtcgcccggagttgttggaagtcggagtcgtccggagtcgttcagaaccacccggagttggagtcgttcgaaatcgtctggagtcatccagaatcGGTAGCAGatagagtcatccggaatcatCTGGAGTCGGCTGAGGACGGCTTCTAAAggaagtgcacgcgcaaagtaagagacaaaaaaacacaacgaaagaaaatgtctgatcacaagcacattgaACCACACGACTCATGTTGACTCCGACCAACTccgattccaaacgactccggacgactccggacgactccgaacgcctccagacgactctggacgactccgacaccggacaactccggacgactccggacgactccgaaagactccggacgactccgactccggacgactccgactccggacgactccggacgactccggacgactccggacgactccggacgactccggacgactctggacgactccggacgactccgaacgactccggacgactccgaacgactccggacgactccggacgactccggacaattccggacgattccggacgactccggacgattccgaacgccTCCAgacgactacggacgactccgggcgactccgactccggacgactccggacgactccggacgactccggacgactccggacgactccggacgactctggacgactccggacgactccgaacgactccaactccggacgactccggacgactccgaacgactccggacgactccggacgactccggacaattccggacgattccggacgactccggacgattccgaacgccTCCAgacgactacggacgactccgggcgactccgactccggacgactccggacgactccggacgactccggacgactctggacgactccggacgactccgaacgactacaactccggacgactccgaacgactccggacgactccagacgattccggacgactccggacgacaccggacgactccggacgactccgaaagactccgaacgactccggacgactccgtctccggacgactccaaacgactccgaacgactccgggccactccggacgactccggacgacgactgaacgactccaaacgaatccaaacgactccggacgtctcctgacgactccggacgtctACGGACGACTCCCCGGACgtctccggacaactccggacgactctggacgactccgaacgactccggacgactccgttcggactccgggcgactccgttcggactccgggcgactccgttcggactccgggcgactccggacgactccgactccgggcgactctggacgactccgaatgactccgactccggacgactccgaacgactccgaacgacttcgaacgactccggacgactgcgggcgactccgaacgactccgaacgactccgaacgactctagacgactccggacgactctggacgactctggatgactccagacgactccggacgactccgactccgaacgactccggacgactctggacgactccggacaactcaagacgactccggacgactccggacgactccggacgactctgaacgaatccaaacgactccagacgtctccggacgactccggacgactccggacggctccggacgactccggacgactccgggcgactccggacgactctggacggctccgtacgactccggacgcCTCCGTTTggactctgggcgactctggaagactccgggcgactccgggcgactccgaacgactccggacgactccgaacgactccaaacgactccgaacaactccgaacaactccgggcgactccgggcgactccggacgactccaaatgactccggacgactcaagacgactccaaacgacaccgactccggacgactccggacgactctggacgactctggatgactccagacgactccggacgactc encodes the following:
- the LOC1274122 gene encoding protein groucho isoform X20; translated protein: MTANLKGPPPQGRQFTIAETLERIKEEFNFLQAQYHSLKLECDKLASEKTEMQRHYVMYYEMSYGLNVEMHKQTEIAKRLNALIGQLLPFLATEHQQQIASAVERAKQVTMPELNAIIGQHQQQGIQQLLQIHAQQIPGGPPQPIPGLGALAGPLTAFGGPMGLPHGAPQSMLKAPPDLHREDLKVPLGGPSAEERMRNSVSPADREKYRPRSPLELDGEAKRRKEEKLNHGSPSPRPNGDHQSDRGDRDSIGLNGSDKAGSSSLKGANDRPPSRSGSSSSRSTPSLKTKDLDKPGTPGAKARVPTPNSSTPGGVPKAVVPSPAAGYPPSPYQRPSDPYARPPPDPYGRPPMPFDPHGHVRTNGIALPVSSGKPAYSYHMNGEGAPQPVPFPADALTGPGIPRHARQINTLSHGEVVCAVTISNPTKYVYTGGKGCVKVWDISQPGNKSPVSQLDCLQRDNYIRSVKLLPDGRTLIVGGEASNLSIWDLASPTPRIKAELTSAAPACYALAISPDSKVCFSCCSDGNIAVWDLHNQTLVRQFQGHTDGASCIDISPDGSRLWTGGLDNTVRSWDLREGRQLQQHDFSSQIFSLGYCPTGEWLAVGMENSHVEVLHATKQDKYQLHLHESCVLSLRFAACGKWFVSTGKDNLLNAWRTPYGASIFQSKETSSVLSCDISTDDKYIVTGSGDKKATVYEVIY
- the LOC1274122 gene encoding protein groucho isoform X8, with product MYPAPTRHPSASGPPPQGRQFTIAETLERIKEEFNFLQAQYHSLKLECDKLASEKTEMQRHYVMYYEMSYGLNVEMHKQTEIAKRLNALIGQLLPFLATEHQQQIASAVERAKQVTMPELNAIIGQHQQQGIQQLLQIHAQQIPGGPPQPIPGLGALAGPLTAFGGPMGLPHGAPQSMLKAPPDLHREDLKVPLGGPSAEERMRNSVSPADREKYRPRSPLELDGEAKRRKEEKLNHESDGEKSDQDLVVDVANETGSPSPRPNGDHQSDRGDRDSIGLNGSDKAGSSSLKGANDRPPSRSGSSSSRSTPSLKTKDLDKPGTPGAKARVPTPNSSTPGGVPKAVVPSPAAGYPPSPYQRPSDPYARPPPDPYGRPPMPFDPHGHVRTNGIALPVSSGKPAYSYHMNGEGAPQPVPFPADALTGPGIPRHARQINTLSHGEVVCAVTISNPTKYVYTGGKGCVKVWDISQPGNKSPVSQLDCLQRDNYIRSVKLLPDGRTLIVGGEASNLSIWDLASPTPRIKAELTSAAPACYALAISPDSKVCFSCCSDGNIAVWDLHNQTLVRQFQGHTDGASCIDISPDGSRLWTGGLDNTVRSWDLREGRQLQQHDFSSQIFSLGYCPTGEWLAVGMENSHVEVLHATKQDKYQLHLHESCVLSLRFAACGKWFVSTGKDNLLNAWRTPYGASIFQSKETSSVLSCDISTDDKYIVTGSGDKKATVYEVIY
- the LOC1274122 gene encoding protein groucho isoform X19, producing MYPAPTRHPSASGPPPQGRQFTIAETLERIKEEFNFLQAQYHSLKLECDKLASEKTEMQRHYVMYYEMSYGLNVEMHKQTEIAKRLNALIGQLLPFLATEHQQQIASAVERAKQVTMPELNAIIGQHQQQGIQQLLIHAQQIPGGPPQPIPGLGALAGPLTAFGGPMGLPHGAPQSMLKAPPDLHREDLKVPLGGPSAEERMRNSVSPADREKYRPRSPLELDGEAKRRKEEKLNHGSPSPRPNGDHQSDRGDRDSIGLNGSDKAGSSSLKGANDRPPSRSGSSSSRSTPSLKTKDLDKPGTPGAKARVPTPNSSTPGGVPKAVVPSPAAGYPPSPYQRPSDPYARPPPDPYGRPPMPFDPHGHVRTNGIALPVSSGKPAYSYHMNGEGAPQPVPFPADALTGPGIPRHARQINTLSHGEVVCAVTISNPTKYVYTGGKGCVKVWDISQPGNKSPVSQLDCLRDNYIRSVKLLPDGRTLIVGGEASNLSIWDLASPTPRIKAELTSAAPACYALAISPDSKVCFSCCSDGNIAVWDLHNQTLVRQFQGHTDGASCIDISPDGSRLWTGGLDNTVRSWDLREGRQLQQHDFSSQIFSLGYCPTGEWLAVGMENSHVEVLHATKQDKYQLHLHESCVLSLRFAACGKWFVSTGKDNLLNAWRTPYGASIFQSKETSSVLSCDISTDDKYIVTGSGDKKATVYEVIY
- the LOC1274122 gene encoding protein groucho isoform X1, producing the protein MYPAPTRHPSASVSSSKYIPSYLGGPPPQGRQFTIAETLERIKEEFNFLQAQYHSLKLECDKLASEKTEMQRHYVMYYEMSYGLNVEMHKQTEIAKRLNALIGQLLPFLATEHQQQIASAVERAKQVTMPELNAIIGQHQQQGIQQLLQQIHAQQIPGGPPQPIPGLGALAGPLTAFGGPMGLPHGAPQSMLKAPPDLHREDLKVPLGGPSAEERMRNSVSPADREKYRPRSPLELDGEAKRRKEEKLNHESDGEKSDQDLVVDVANETGSPSPRPNGDHQSDRGDRDSIGLNGSDKAGSSSLKGANDRPPSRSGSSSSRSTPSLKTKDLDKPGTPGAKARVPTPNSSTPGGVPKAVVPSPAAGYPPSPYQRPSDPYARPPPDPYGRPPMPFDPHGHVRTNGIALPVSSGKPAYSYHMNGEGAPQPVPFPADALTGPGIPRHARQINTLSHGEVVCAVTISNPTKYVYTGGKGCVKVWDISQPGNKSPVSQLDCLQRDNYIRSVKLLPDGRTLIVGGEASNLSIWDLASPTPRIKAELTSAAPACYALAISPDSKVCFSCCSDGNIAVWDLHNQTLVRQFQGHTDGASCIDISPDGSRLWTGGLDNTVRSWDLREGRQLQQHDFSSQIFSLGYCPTGEWLAVGMENSHVEVLHATKQDKYQLHLHESCVLSLRFAACGKWFVSTGKDNLLNAWRTPYGASIFQSKETSSVLSCDISTDDKYIVTGSGDKKATVYEVIY
- the LOC1274122 gene encoding protein groucho isoform X4, with the protein product MYPAPTRHPSASVSSSKYIPSYLGGPPPQGRQFTIAETLERIKEEFNFLQAQYHSLKLECDKLASEKTEMQRHYVMYYEMSYGLNVEMHKQTEIAKRLNALIGQLLPFLATEHQQQIASAVERAKQVTMPELNAIIGQHQQQGIQQLLIHAQQIPGGPPQPIPGLGALAGPLTAFGGPMGLPHGAPQSMLKAPPDLHREDLKVPLGGPSAEERMRNSVSPADREKYRPRSPLELDGEAKRRKEEKLNHESDGEKSDQDLVVDVANETGSPSPRPNGDHQSDRGDRDSIGLNGSDKAGSSSLKGANDRPPSRSGSSSSRSTPSLKTKDLDKPGTPGAKARVPTPNSSTPGGVPKAVVPSPAAGYPPSPYQRPSDPYARPPPDPYGRPPMPFDPHGHVRTNGIALPVSSGKPAYSYHMNGEGAPQPVPFPADALTGPGIPRHARQINTLSHGEVVCAVTISNPTKYVYTGGKGCVKVWDISQPGNKSPVSQLDCLQRDNYIRSVKLLPDGRTLIVGGEASNLSIWDLASPTPRIKAELTSAAPACYALAISPDSKVCFSCCSDGNIAVWDLHNQTLVRQFQGHTDGASCIDISPDGSRLWTGGLDNTVRSWDLREGRQLQQHDFSSQIFSLGYCPTGEWLAVGMENSHVEVLHATKQDKYQLHLHESCVLSLRFAACGKWFVSTGKDNLLNAWRTPYGASIFQSKETSSVLSCDISTDDKYIVTGSGDKKATVYEVIY